The Methanoregula boonei 6A8 genome has a window encoding:
- the tgtA gene encoding tRNA guanosine(15) transglycosylase TgtA, which translates to MAITFESLDSDIAGRTGKLGAGKRIIKTPALLPVINPHLMLVTPKELRAMGVEALITNAYIFSQSRQYSERVKEEGLHKLLDFDGLIMTDSGSFQLSVYGQVSFTNKQTLSYQRDIGSDIWVPLDIPTSPDADRPTTERELAITMERLREAKELFGNDAPLAGPVQGGIFPDLRERAGKEVGDLGFSFCPIGAVVPLMESYRYRELVDVVMAAKSTIPRSACVHLFGAGHPAMFALAAAMGCDLFDSAAYALYAKDGRYLTTHGSFRIDELTDLPCACAVCRSHTAEELCTAKDRTRLLALHNLAVTLAEISRIRQAIADGTLWELVDERCRTHPQLLSGYRRLLSHAADLELYDRASKRRFFYRGDESCARTEVLRYQRQLDRLRLGKTVLVACDGKEREGYDDVLFFKPPFGPYPPALKETFPIGPAEIPPWDEAMVRQGCRGIRMLAESHKESRIMVSGLLNWEEIFTQEAGDAAELVR; encoded by the coding sequence ATGGCGATCACCTTCGAAAGTCTGGACAGCGATATTGCAGGACGCACTGGCAAACTGGGCGCGGGAAAACGGATCATAAAGACCCCCGCGCTGCTGCCGGTCATCAATCCCCACCTGATGCTGGTCACCCCCAAAGAGCTCCGAGCCATGGGAGTCGAGGCCCTGATCACCAATGCCTATATCTTTTCCCAGAGCCGGCAATATAGCGAGCGGGTAAAGGAAGAAGGTCTGCACAAACTCCTTGACTTTGATGGGCTGATCATGACCGACTCCGGCTCGTTCCAGCTCTCGGTGTACGGCCAGGTTTCATTCACGAATAAACAGACCCTCTCCTACCAGCGGGATATCGGAAGCGACATCTGGGTGCCGCTCGATATTCCCACCTCCCCGGATGCGGACAGGCCAACAACAGAACGGGAGCTTGCGATCACTATGGAGCGCCTTCGCGAGGCAAAGGAACTCTTCGGGAACGATGCCCCGCTGGCCGGGCCGGTGCAGGGCGGGATCTTCCCGGACCTCCGCGAGCGGGCAGGAAAGGAGGTCGGGGATCTTGGCTTTTCCTTCTGTCCCATCGGCGCAGTAGTTCCCCTCATGGAATCCTACCGGTACCGGGAACTTGTTGACGTGGTAATGGCAGCAAAGAGCACCATTCCCCGCTCCGCGTGTGTTCACCTCTTCGGGGCCGGTCACCCGGCCATGTTTGCACTCGCCGCTGCAATGGGATGCGACCTATTCGATTCCGCCGCGTACGCGCTTTATGCCAAGGATGGACGGTACCTCACCACCCACGGGAGCTTCAGGATAGACGAACTCACCGATCTTCCCTGCGCATGTGCAGTCTGCCGGAGCCATACAGCCGAGGAACTCTGCACAGCAAAGGACCGGACACGCCTTCTGGCCCTCCACAACCTGGCAGTCACCCTTGCCGAGATCTCGCGGATCCGGCAGGCAATAGCTGACGGGACGCTCTGGGAGCTTGTTGACGAGCGCTGCCGGACCCACCCGCAGCTCCTCTCGGGATACCGCAGGCTCCTCTCCCACGCAGCTGACCTCGAACTTTATGACAGGGCCTCCAAAAGGCGGTTCTTCTACCGGGGAGACGAGAGCTGTGCCCGGACCGAGGTGCTCCGGTACCAGAGGCAGCTTGACCGTCTCCGCCTCGGGAAAACCGTGCTCGTGGCCTGCGATGGGAAGGAGCGCGAGGGTTATGACGACGTCCTCTTCTTCAAGCCCCCATTTGGTCCCTACCCGCCAGCCTTAAAGGAAACTTTTCCCATTGGCCCGGCCGAGATTCCCCCGTGGGACGAGGCCATGGTCCGGCAGGGCTGTCGTGGCATACGGATGCTTGCCGAGAGCCATAAGGAGAGCAGAATCATGGTCTCGGGCCTTCTTAACTGGGAGGAGATCTTTACACAGGAAGCCGGCGATGCAGCGGAGCTGGTGAGATGA
- the arcS gene encoding archaeosine synthase subunit alpha, producing the protein MIRFEIKKRDGLARAGIMSGDELPKSPLAFPAVLDTAAVFPALSLRSGTSVPLPAPPAFAADYVPKDAGQPVTIHPALDNPSVSGDVVMVAGWHTALANPRQYVLWLKALRDKTPPDTLWYAPAAALPSTVHILCYTGFTLFDYTGVDLKSAQGLFCTPEGEFPADAQAAGLCGCEGCRNGDLALHNRLALEHEVALARYFTGLQKLRELVEARCRMNANSVAIMRHLDQDYTWSEPFSPVARSGVMRANSGESMQRVEVRRFAERLLSRYKPPKATVAVLLPCSAKKPYSLSQSHRRFQMAIAGRAHELIVTSPLGLVPRELECVYPAMHYDVPVTGYWDAEECAYIADILARYLALHSYERVIAHLEGGALKVAEMAAEQCGITLEYSCRDHPTGEEALTRLSHALDCERRVKDDRLHGMLSYQFGSDIDTKGMLSRGHFPEIFYSRNNQQLFSIDTGTGLLRPTFEGWGLVPEGYRVTISDFLPEGDVLVPGIVEADPAIREGDEVLVVGSKALATGRAAMTGAEMKGSKRGVAVRVRKVKKL; encoded by the coding sequence ATGATCCGGTTCGAGATCAAAAAACGTGACGGCCTTGCCCGGGCCGGCATCATGTCTGGGGATGAGTTGCCAAAGTCCCCGCTTGCGTTCCCTGCCGTGCTCGATACGGCCGCAGTCTTCCCGGCCCTCTCTTTGCGGAGCGGCACCAGCGTTCCACTCCCTGCACCGCCGGCCTTTGCTGCGGATTATGTACCAAAAGATGCGGGCCAGCCGGTCACCATTCACCCGGCGCTTGATAACCCTTCAGTGAGCGGGGACGTGGTGATGGTGGCGGGCTGGCACACGGCGCTTGCAAACCCCCGGCAATATGTCCTCTGGCTCAAGGCACTTCGGGATAAAACCCCTCCCGACACGCTCTGGTATGCCCCGGCTGCGGCATTGCCCTCAACCGTCCACATTCTCTGCTACACGGGGTTTACCCTCTTTGATTACACGGGCGTGGATCTCAAATCCGCGCAGGGGCTTTTCTGCACTCCCGAAGGCGAATTTCCCGCGGACGCACAGGCCGCCGGCCTCTGCGGATGTGAAGGCTGCCGGAACGGCGACCTTGCGCTGCACAACCGGCTCGCACTGGAGCACGAGGTGGCTCTTGCCCGGTACTTTACCGGGCTGCAGAAGCTCCGCGAACTTGTGGAGGCCAGGTGCCGGATGAACGCAAATTCTGTTGCTATCATGCGTCACCTTGACCAGGATTATACCTGGTCCGAACCCTTCTCCCCGGTTGCACGCAGCGGTGTCATGCGGGCAAACTCCGGCGAGTCCATGCAGCGGGTGGAGGTCCGGCGCTTTGCAGAACGCCTCCTTTCACGCTATAAGCCTCCGAAAGCTACTGTGGCCGTTCTCCTGCCCTGCTCGGCGAAAAAACCCTACTCGCTCTCCCAGAGCCACCGCCGGTTCCAGATGGCGATAGCAGGGCGTGCACACGAACTCATTGTCACCTCCCCGCTCGGCCTTGTCCCCCGGGAGCTTGAGTGCGTGTACCCGGCCATGCACTACGATGTTCCGGTCACCGGCTACTGGGATGCAGAGGAGTGTGCATACATCGCGGACATCCTTGCCCGCTACCTTGCGCTCCATTCCTACGAGCGCGTGATAGCCCACCTTGAAGGCGGGGCGCTCAAAGTGGCGGAGATGGCAGCGGAACAGTGCGGGATCACGCTTGAATATTCCTGCCGGGACCACCCTACCGGGGAAGAGGCTCTTACCCGGCTCAGCCATGCCCTGGACTGCGAGCGCCGGGTCAAGGACGACCGGCTCCACGGCATGCTCTCGTACCAATTCGGGAGTGATATAGATACCAAAGGCATGCTCTCCCGTGGCCACTTCCCGGAGATCTTTTATTCAAGGAACAACCAGCAGCTCTTCTCCATTGACACCGGTACCGGCCTTCTCCGCCCCACATTCGAAGGCTGGGGCCTTGTCCCGGAGGGCTACCGCGTGACCATCAGCGACTTCCTTCCTGAAGGGGACGTGCTTGTCCCGGGCATTGTGGAGGCCGATCCCGCCATCCGTGAAGGGGACGAAGTGCTCGTGGTGGGGTCAAAGGCCCTGGCCACGGGAAGAGCCGCTATGACGGGTGCGGAGATGAAAGGATCGAAGCGCGGTGTTGCCGTCCGGGTGCGTAAAGTAAAGAAGTTGTAG
- a CDS encoding Re/Si-specific NAD(P)(+) transhydrogenase subunit alpha translates to MTGLLVIAIPKELAPGEQRVATVPDVVRNLKKSGCEVRVEHDAGAMAYYTDAAFTAAGATIVSDRDALLAGARIVLAVQPPTVAEAEQLPEGTIVIGFMNPAGNIEAIKKMRDRKITAFALELVPRISRAQSMDALSSQATAGGYVAVILGAEHCPKFLPMLTTAAGTIRPSTVLILGAGIAGLMAIATAKRLGALVEAYDVRRAAGEQVRSLGAKFLELEINAEGQGGYARELTAEEKIKEQEMVSAAVARADIIITTAAIPGRKAPVLVTKETVATMKPGAVIIDMAAETGGNCELTQAGRTVQAHGVTIIGPKNLPAKVPFHASQMYAKNLQSFLTLLVDKNGVLVTEYTDEILTASLLVHGGQVRHQPTKDLLEKTP, encoded by the coding sequence ATGACCGGGCTTCTTGTGATTGCTATCCCAAAGGAACTCGCACCCGGGGAACAGCGGGTGGCGACCGTACCGGACGTGGTCCGGAACCTGAAGAAATCGGGCTGTGAGGTCCGGGTGGAACACGATGCCGGTGCAATGGCCTACTATACCGATGCTGCTTTTACCGCTGCGGGAGCTACAATCGTCTCCGACCGGGACGCACTGCTGGCCGGTGCCCGGATCGTTCTTGCGGTTCAGCCACCTACCGTTGCAGAGGCAGAGCAGCTGCCGGAAGGTACCATTGTCATCGGGTTCATGAACCCGGCAGGCAACATTGAGGCCATCAAAAAGATGCGCGACCGCAAGATCACCGCGTTTGCCCTTGAACTGGTGCCAAGGATCTCCCGTGCCCAGAGCATGGACGCGCTCAGCTCGCAGGCAACCGCCGGGGGGTATGTCGCAGTCATCCTCGGCGCTGAGCACTGTCCCAAATTCCTCCCTATGCTCACGACAGCGGCCGGAACGATCCGTCCCTCCACGGTGCTCATCCTTGGTGCCGGTATTGCCGGCCTTATGGCGATTGCCACCGCAAAGCGTTTGGGCGCCCTTGTCGAGGCCTACGATGTCCGGCGGGCCGCAGGCGAACAGGTAAGAAGCCTTGGTGCCAAGTTCCTCGAACTTGAGATAAATGCTGAGGGCCAGGGAGGTTATGCCCGTGAGCTTACGGCAGAGGAGAAGATAAAGGAGCAGGAGATGGTCTCTGCCGCTGTTGCCCGGGCAGACATCATCATTACCACCGCAGCCATTCCCGGCCGTAAGGCCCCGGTCCTTGTCACAAAAGAGACCGTTGCCACTATGAAGCCGGGCGCCGTCATTATCGATATGGCTGCAGAGACCGGTGGTAACTGCGAGCTTACGCAGGCCGGAAGAACCGTCCAGGCTCATGGGGTTACCATCATCGGGCCAAAGAACCTCCCGGCAAAGGTACCCTTCCACGCAAGCCAGATGTACGCAAAGAACCTGCAGTCGTTCCTGACTCTCCTTGTGGACAAGAATGGGGTGCTCGTCACCGAATATACCGATGAAATTCTTACCGCCAGCCTCCTTGTCCATGGCGGACAGGTCCGGCACCAGCCCACAAAAGACCTCCTGGAGAAGACACCATGA
- a CDS encoding NAD(P) transhydrogenase subunit alpha: MIDTTMLWTAIYIVMLAAFAGYVIISRVPALLHTPLMSGSNFIHGIVLVGAMVALGLATTPLEQLIGFIAVILGAANVTGGYVVTERILQMFDRSNKKPKEEARK; the protein is encoded by the coding sequence ATGATCGACACCACCATGCTCTGGACCGCGATCTACATCGTGATGCTGGCGGCCTTTGCCGGCTATGTCATTATCAGCAGAGTCCCCGCACTCCTCCACACGCCGCTCATGAGCGGTTCGAACTTTATCCACGGTATCGTCCTTGTGGGTGCGATGGTCGCACTCGGCCTTGCCACAACCCCGCTCGAACAGCTTATCGGTTTTATTGCAGTCATACTCGGGGCTGCAAACGTAACTGGCGGCTACGTGGTGACCGAGCGGATCCTCCAGATGTTTGACCGCTCGAACAAGAAACCTAAAGAGGAGGCAAGGAAATGA
- a CDS encoding NAD(P)(+) transhydrogenase (Re/Si-specific) subunit beta, whose product MIDFAWLIDPVYIVTIFFFIIGMYRMSHPLTARSGIVWAGAAMLIATLATFLTANLNNIALMAIAIVIGGGFGYIAAKRVAMTGMPQMVALFNGMGGGAAAGISAVELLGTIDVTSSLAIIGGIIGAVSFAGSIIAFMKLQGWMRPRPVTFPGQQIVNTAVLVLAILSGAFIILTPAWLPLGIATYLPLFFVLSLLFGVLMTLPIGGADMPVVISMYNAFTGLAVALDGFSFATPNYAMVVAGIIVGAAGSLLTLQMAKAMNRSITNVFFGAFGATEEDGATIQGSMKPIEADDVAVMLAYADKVVVAPGYGMAVAQAQQKVKELADLLESRGVTVKFAIHPVAGRMPGHMNVLLAEAGVAYDKLFDRDEINPEFAGTDVVLVIGANDTVNPASHRQGSPLYGMPVLDVEQAKNVIVLKRGQGRGFAGIENDLFYRDNTRLLYGDAQETVAKVVTALKKL is encoded by the coding sequence ATGATCGACTTTGCCTGGCTTATTGACCCGGTCTACATCGTGACGATCTTCTTCTTTATCATCGGCATGTACCGGATGAGCCATCCGCTCACGGCACGCAGCGGGATTGTCTGGGCCGGCGCTGCCATGCTGATCGCAACGCTCGCCACGTTCCTGACCGCAAACCTCAATAACATTGCCCTTATGGCGATCGCAATCGTGATCGGCGGCGGTTTTGGCTATATTGCCGCAAAGCGCGTGGCCATGACCGGTATGCCCCAGATGGTAGCCCTCTTTAACGGTATGGGCGGTGGGGCAGCAGCCGGAATCTCGGCAGTCGAGCTCCTCGGCACCATTGATGTGACCAGTTCGCTTGCCATTATCGGTGGTATTATCGGTGCGGTCTCGTTTGCAGGGAGCATCATCGCATTTATGAAGCTCCAGGGCTGGATGCGCCCGCGGCCGGTTACATTCCCGGGCCAGCAGATCGTTAATACCGCAGTGCTTGTACTTGCCATCCTTTCGGGTGCGTTCATCATTCTCACCCCTGCCTGGCTCCCGCTGGGAATTGCTACGTACCTCCCGCTCTTCTTTGTCCTCTCGCTCCTCTTTGGCGTGCTCATGACACTGCCCATTGGCGGGGCGGACATGCCGGTTGTCATCTCGATGTACAACGCATTTACCGGCCTTGCAGTAGCCCTTGACGGTTTCTCGTTTGCAACCCCCAACTACGCGATGGTGGTTGCCGGGATTATCGTAGGTGCAGCAGGTTCGCTCCTGACCCTCCAGATGGCAAAGGCAATGAACCGCTCGATCACCAACGTCTTTTTCGGCGCATTCGGTGCAACCGAAGAAGACGGCGCTACGATCCAGGGCAGCATGAAGCCGATCGAGGCGGACGATGTTGCCGTGATGCTTGCCTACGCAGACAAGGTTGTCGTTGCCCCCGGATACGGTATGGCAGTGGCCCAGGCCCAACAGAAGGTCAAGGAACTTGCCGACCTCCTCGAAAGCCGGGGCGTCACCGTAAAATTTGCCATCCACCCGGTGGCCGGCCGGATGCCCGGGCACATGAACGTACTCCTTGCCGAAGCCGGAGTTGCATACGACAAGCTCTTTGACCGCGACGAGATCAACCCGGAGTTTGCCGGTACCGATGTTGTGCTTGTTATTGGGGCAAACGACACGGTCAACCCTGCCTCCCACCGGCAGGGAAGCCCGCTCTACGGCATGCCGGTTCTGGATGTGGAGCAGGCCAAGAACGTGATTGTGCTCAAGCGCGGGCAGGGCAGGGGCTTTGCCGGGATAGAAAACGACCTGTTCTACCGGGACAATACCCGGCTGCTGTACGGCGATGCGCAGGAAACTGTGGCAAAGGTCGTTACGGCGCTCAAGAAACTATAA